In Paraburkholderia aromaticivorans, a single window of DNA contains:
- the galU gene encoding UTP--glucose-1-phosphate uridylyltransferase GalU: MLKVTKAVFPVAGLGTRFLPATKASPKEMLPIVDKPLIQYAVEEAMAAGITEMIFVTGRSKRAIEDHFDKSYEVEAELEARGKDKLLELVRSIKPSHVDCFYVRQPEALGLGHAVMCAEKLVGDNPFAVILADDLLYGTPPVMTQMIEVFDHYHSSVIGVEEIPAQETKSYGIVDGKEWEDSIIKMSGIVEKPEPSVAPSNLGVVGRYVLKPRIFEHLRGLKPGAGGELQLTDAIMSLLRHEQVLAYKYHGTRFDCGSKLGYLKATVEFALRHPEVSADFEAYLRTRPLELAY, translated from the coding sequence ATGCTTAAAGTTACCAAAGCAGTATTTCCGGTGGCGGGTCTCGGCACCCGGTTTCTCCCTGCCACGAAGGCCAGCCCGAAGGAAATGCTGCCGATCGTGGACAAGCCGCTGATCCAGTATGCGGTGGAAGAAGCGATGGCCGCGGGCATCACCGAAATGATCTTCGTCACAGGCCGCAGCAAGCGCGCAATCGAGGACCATTTCGACAAGTCATACGAGGTCGAAGCCGAACTCGAGGCACGCGGCAAGGACAAGCTGCTGGAGCTCGTGCGCAGCATCAAGCCGAGCCATGTTGACTGTTTCTACGTGCGTCAGCCGGAAGCGCTGGGCTTGGGCCATGCGGTGATGTGCGCCGAAAAGCTGGTGGGCGACAACCCGTTCGCCGTTATTCTCGCGGACGACTTGCTGTACGGCACGCCGCCCGTCATGACGCAGATGATCGAGGTGTTCGACCACTATCACAGCTCGGTGATCGGCGTCGAAGAGATTCCCGCTCAGGAAACCAAGTCGTACGGTATCGTCGACGGCAAGGAGTGGGAAGACTCGATCATCAAGATGTCGGGTATCGTCGAAAAGCCGGAGCCGAGCGTGGCGCCGTCGAATCTCGGTGTGGTGGGCCGCTATGTGCTCAAGCCGCGCATCTTCGAGCATCTACGTGGGTTGAAACCGGGCGCGGGCGGCGAGCTCCAACTCACCGACGCGATCATGTCGCTACTGCGCCACGAGCAGGTGCTGGCGTACAAATACCACGGCACGCGTTTCGACTGTGGCAGCAAGCTCGGTTACCTGAAGGCAACGGTCGAGTTCGCGCTGCGTCACCCGGAAGTGTCGGCAGATTTCGAGGCGTATCTGCGCACGCGTCCACTCGAGCTCGCGTACTGA
- a CDS encoding recombinase family protein produces MSPPRTPHAVPAAPARAAQYIRMSTDHQEYSPLFQREAIARYAAANNIRLVRDYEDSGISGLTLRERPALIQLLLDVEDPARRFSCVLVYDVSRWGRFQDVDESAFYEYACRRAGVRVIYVAEPFENDGSPLSSVMKAMKRAMAGEFSREMSRKVFLGHCLNVRRGFHTGGPVGYGLRRVLVNAGREVLQPLAIHEYKNVQTDRVIVVPDPSGEAAIIRKMFEWYATQPVTGAGIAQRLNDFGIVNGAGRSWQGRNIMQILRNEKYIGTNVYSRTTSKLDGPWQQLPQNEWIRVPDAFSPVVDRRLFATVQKRIEDSRRRPTREEITDGMRKVLSRNGRISQKLLKHYRRAPSAEQVAHEFGSLNEAYKAIGYVPNLDPERSENRFVERRVEQRVAHSAMDRLRELGHEVRYEKHTAVLCVDGALRIQLVVRRPWMIQAHLPYWTARWPDCFAIDFLVYGRIERAGTELLDFHVLPRGSLKAGEFTVVFRDGRSHFEPYRHDDLKALIALTDSVPLDVLSADPGCAAR; encoded by the coding sequence ATGTCGCCGCCCCGGACACCTCATGCTGTACCGGCTGCGCCCGCTCGCGCCGCGCAGTACATCCGCATGTCTACTGATCACCAGGAGTACTCGCCGCTGTTCCAGCGCGAAGCGATCGCCCGGTATGCGGCGGCTAACAATATCCGGCTCGTTCGCGACTACGAGGATTCAGGGATCAGCGGTCTCACACTACGTGAGCGACCGGCGCTGATCCAGTTGCTGCTCGATGTCGAGGACCCGGCGCGTCGTTTTTCGTGTGTCCTCGTGTATGACGTGAGCCGCTGGGGACGCTTTCAGGATGTCGACGAGAGCGCCTTCTACGAGTACGCGTGCCGCCGCGCCGGCGTCAGGGTGATTTACGTCGCCGAGCCGTTTGAGAATGATGGCAGCCCTCTGTCATCGGTGATGAAAGCAATGAAGCGGGCGATGGCGGGCGAATTCAGTCGCGAGATGTCCCGCAAGGTATTTCTCGGTCATTGCCTGAACGTCCGGCGTGGCTTTCATACGGGCGGCCCCGTGGGATACGGGTTGCGCCGCGTGCTCGTCAATGCCGGCAGGGAAGTCCTGCAACCGCTGGCCATCCATGAATACAAGAATGTGCAGACCGACCGCGTGATCGTCGTGCCGGATCCCTCGGGCGAAGCAGCGATCATCCGCAAGATGTTCGAGTGGTATGCGACGCAGCCAGTAACGGGAGCAGGTATCGCTCAACGCCTGAATGACTTCGGGATCGTCAACGGAGCCGGTCGTTCGTGGCAGGGGCGGAACATCATGCAGATCCTGCGCAACGAAAAGTACATCGGCACGAACGTGTACAGTCGCACGACATCAAAACTCGATGGCCCCTGGCAGCAGCTTCCACAGAACGAATGGATCAGGGTGCCCGACGCTTTTTCACCGGTGGTCGACAGGCGGCTCTTCGCCACTGTTCAGAAGAGGATCGAGGATAGTCGTCGCAGGCCGACCCGCGAGGAGATCACTGATGGCATGCGAAAGGTACTGAGCCGCAATGGCAGGATCAGTCAGAAGTTGTTGAAGCATTACAGGCGCGCCCCTTCAGCGGAGCAGGTGGCGCACGAGTTCGGCAGTCTCAACGAGGCGTATAAGGCTATTGGGTACGTGCCGAATCTCGATCCCGAACGTTCGGAGAACCGGTTCGTTGAACGTCGTGTTGAGCAACGCGTCGCGCACAGCGCGATGGACAGGTTGCGCGAACTCGGGCATGAAGTCCGGTATGAGAAGCACACAGCCGTGCTGTGCGTTGATGGGGCGCTGCGAATCCAGCTCGTCGTGCGCCGCCCGTGGATGATTCAGGCGCACCTGCCATACTGGACAGCGCGATGGCCCGACTGTTTCGCGATTGATTTTCTGGTCTATGGACGTATCGAACGTGCGGGCACTGAACTGCTCGATTTCCACGTCCTGCCACGCGGCAGTCTTAAGGCTGGCGAATTCACTGTCGTATTCCGTGATGGACGGTCCCATTTCGAACCCTATCGGCACGACGATCTGAAGGCGCTCATTGCGTTGACGGACTCCGTTCCACTGGATGTGCTGTCCGCTGACCCTGGCTGCGCAGCGAGATAA
- a CDS encoding site-specific integrase — MKYIIHDQVVLSREPEGPLAAHLSSFANSISAQGYNVWSLKRKVRIAACFSRWLKQRGVEVRDIGLDHATRYLRYRALHFQPRNDDRAALRQLIDFLRGEGVVPPEQMATIRISPAERCVQEYEEYLRNIQALARATIIHYVPFVREFLKHRFGDGKVMLSKLRAADVVHFVQVQAPRLHLKQAKIMTTALRSFLRYLRYRGDITLDLAAAVPVVANWSMPSIPRGISADQTRKLLDSIDRRTAVGRRDYAILLVLARLGLRSSEVVFLELDDIDWDAGQLSVRTKGGQRIELPLPADVGKAIAAYLQHGRPKSASRRVFLRARAHITGFRGPSGLGCVVRRALKRAGIDAPTTGAHQFRHGLATQMLNHGASLSEIGEVLGHRHPQSTMIYTRVDIKALRELALPWPGGVR; from the coding sequence GTGAAGTACATCATTCATGATCAGGTCGTTCTCTCGCGAGAACCTGAAGGTCCACTCGCAGCCCATTTATCATCCTTTGCCAACTCCATCAGCGCGCAGGGTTACAACGTGTGGTCCCTGAAACGGAAGGTCCGGATCGCCGCATGTTTCAGTCGATGGCTTAAACAGAGAGGTGTCGAAGTACGGGATATCGGCCTCGATCACGCAACACGATATTTACGCTATCGTGCCCTGCATTTCCAGCCTCGCAACGATGATCGGGCAGCGCTCAGACAGCTTATTGATTTTCTTCGTGGCGAAGGCGTGGTTCCGCCTGAGCAGATGGCAACAATTCGGATTTCGCCAGCTGAGCGGTGTGTACAGGAGTACGAGGAGTACTTGCGCAATATTCAAGCTCTCGCCAGAGCCACAATCATTCATTACGTGCCGTTCGTCCGAGAGTTTCTCAAACATCGTTTCGGCGACGGGAAGGTCATGCTATCGAAACTACGTGCGGCCGATGTCGTGCACTTTGTGCAAGTTCAGGCGCCACGACTGCATTTAAAACAGGCGAAGATTATGACCACTGCCCTGCGATCCTTTCTGCGCTATTTGCGCTATCGCGGCGACATTACGCTGGACCTCGCTGCCGCCGTGCCCGTGGTCGCCAACTGGTCGATGCCGTCAATTCCCCGGGGAATCTCAGCAGACCAGACACGGAAGTTGCTGGATAGCATCGATCGACGGACTGCAGTCGGTCGTCGCGACTACGCGATCCTGCTGGTGCTCGCGCGATTGGGGTTGCGCTCCAGTGAGGTGGTCTTCCTCGAGCTCGATGATATTGACTGGGACGCAGGTCAACTGAGCGTGCGCACCAAGGGTGGACAACGCATCGAGCTACCCTTACCTGCGGACGTCGGCAAAGCCATCGCCGCCTACTTGCAACATGGGCGGCCGAAGAGCGCCAGTCGCCGCGTATTTTTACGTGCACGCGCGCACATCACCGGCTTTCGTGGGCCAAGTGGTCTCGGCTGCGTCGTTCGGCGTGCACTTAAGCGCGCTGGCATCGACGCGCCCACAACGGGTGCCCATCAGTTTCGCCACGGACTGGCTACCCAGATGCTGAACCATGGAGCTTCGCTCAGCGAGATTGGCGAGGTGTTGGGTCATCGTCACCCACAGAGCACGATGATCTACACTCGGGTCGACATCAAAGCATTGCGTGAACTCGCGTTGCCCTGGCCCGGAGGTGTACGATGA
- a CDS encoding IS701 family transposase, protein MHSTAIAWERELEALHQRLGELFRRPEPRHRSLAYLKGLLGTVERKNGWQLAEWIGEETPDGVQHLLERAQWDADGARDVLREYVVEQLGERDAVLIVDETGFVKKGQHSAGVQRQYSGTAGRIENSQIGVFLCYAGRGGSAFIDRELYVPKAWTDDRVRCEAAGIPKAVEFATKPQLARSMLERALDAGVPCGWVTGDEVYGGDRHLRLWLESRGQSFVLAVAKNEPLWWQGPDYVRSDRIAEALPARAWRRLSAGAGAKGERLYDWALTPLWRLQITTEERRFGHYLLVRRSLDEQREHAYYVVYAPRSKATRQTLVNVAGRRWEIETGFEATKGECGLDQYEVRQWQGWYRHITLALLAHAALVTLRVRAKKNT, encoded by the coding sequence ATGCATTCGACGGCAATAGCGTGGGAGCGTGAACTGGAGGCGCTACATCAGCGGCTCGGAGAACTGTTCAGGCGACCCGAGCCCCGACATCGGTCTCTCGCTTACCTGAAGGGCCTGCTGGGCACAGTTGAGCGCAAGAACGGCTGGCAACTCGCCGAATGGATCGGCGAAGAAACGCCTGATGGCGTGCAGCACCTGCTCGAGCGGGCGCAATGGGATGCGGATGGCGCGCGCGATGTGCTCCGGGAGTACGTCGTTGAACAACTGGGCGAGCGCGACGCGGTGCTGATTGTGGACGAGACCGGCTTCGTCAAGAAGGGGCAGCACTCGGCCGGTGTGCAACGCCAGTACAGTGGCACCGCAGGCCGTATCGAGAACAGCCAGATCGGCGTGTTCCTCTGCTATGCCGGTCGCGGCGGCAGCGCGTTTATCGACCGCGAACTGTATGTGCCCAAGGCGTGGACCGATGACCGTGTGCGCTGCGAGGCAGCGGGCATTCCCAAGGCGGTGGAGTTTGCAACGAAGCCGCAGCTCGCGCGCAGCATGCTTGAGCGGGCGCTGGACGCAGGTGTGCCGTGCGGCTGGGTCACGGGTGATGAAGTCTACGGCGGCGACCGTCACCTGCGGCTGTGGCTCGAGTCGCGCGGCCAGTCTTTCGTACTGGCCGTCGCGAAGAACGAACCCCTGTGGTGGCAGGGTCCCGACTACGTACGGTCCGACCGGATCGCCGAAGCCTTGCCGGCACGGGCATGGCGACGCCTGTCAGCAGGTGCCGGCGCCAAAGGCGAGCGCCTGTATGACTGGGCGTTGACTCCGCTGTGGCGTCTGCAGATCACCACAGAAGAGCGCCGCTTCGGGCATTACCTGCTGGTGCGGCGCAGCCTGGACGAGCAACGCGAGCATGCGTATTACGTCGTATACGCCCCGCGCAGCAAAGCCACACGGCAAACCCTGGTCAACGTCGCGGGCCGCAGGTGGGAAATCGAAACCGGCTTCGAGGCAACCAAAGGCGAATGCGGGCTCGATCAATACGAGGTACGCCAATGGCAGGGCTGGTACCGTCACATCACGCTGGCGCTGCTGGCCCATGCCGCGCTCGTCACCCTGCGGGTGCGCGCCAAAAAAAACACCTGA
- a CDS encoding DUF1488 family protein — protein MDVIDLMSDVAADRHEILFRLTGDRSEVACAITREALEAQFWLPKDADQIRMLKAFADGQRRIIAVAERKVRLRPGEPVRLTADDFQIRR, from the coding sequence ATGGACGTTATTGACCTGATGTCGGATGTCGCGGCGGACCGACATGAAATTCTGTTTCGCCTGACCGGGGATCGTAGCGAGGTCGCCTGTGCGATTACGCGAGAGGCGCTCGAAGCGCAATTCTGGCTGCCCAAAGACGCCGACCAGATTCGTATGCTCAAGGCATTTGCGGACGGACAGCGCCGCATCATTGCGGTCGCCGAAAGAAAAGTCCGCCTGCGACCGGGTGAACCCGTCAGGCTCACGGCCGACGATTTCCAGATCAGGCGGTAG
- a CDS encoding plasmid partitioning protein RepB C-terminal domain-containing protein, which produces MTYARPARFVARVPDIPGGQGIVAGVCPEALAQLAGYRLPDRTVAALRRMVPARQLAAAKVMVGVGNCSGDFARALLAATPASQRADDPRGRRSDPERARRLAKMEKGLMHRQAEARSIACACNDDLYGLAQAASFVRGWMHDNVVRAWLQSHYPGNTIPLRQLVSASETATMPKRRMKLPYEPTHGSAGRRPR; this is translated from the coding sequence ATGACCTACGCCCGCCCAGCCAGATTTGTCGCCCGCGTTCCAGATATTCCCGGCGGGCAGGGGATTGTGGCGGGCGTTTGTCCGGAAGCGCTTGCGCAGCTGGCAGGCTACAGATTGCCCGATCGCACGGTGGCCGCGCTCAGGCGGATGGTGCCTGCGCGCCAACTCGCTGCTGCGAAGGTGATGGTCGGGGTAGGCAACTGCAGCGGCGACTTTGCTCGCGCGCTGCTCGCGGCCACACCGGCGTCGCAACGTGCGGATGATCCGCGAGGCCGTCGGTCCGACCCCGAACGCGCGAGGCGACTGGCGAAGATGGAAAAGGGGCTGATGCATAGGCAGGCAGAGGCGCGATCGATTGCATGCGCCTGCAATGACGACCTGTACGGTCTCGCCCAGGCTGCAAGCTTCGTCAGGGGCTGGATGCACGACAACGTCGTGCGAGCGTGGCTCCAGTCGCACTATCCAGGCAACACCATTCCGCTGCGACAGCTTGTCTCGGCGTCGGAGACGGCAACGATGCCGAAGCGGCGGATGAAGCTGCCGTACGAACCAACTCACGGGTCAGCTGGGCGCAGGCCTCGCTGA
- a CDS encoding tyrosine-type recombinase/integrase — protein sequence MNALRQAVQDYLDLRHSLGFKLREESTALPDFVAFMEQHRASYITQTLALAWARQPANVQPDRWAQRMSWLRGFARYRSATDPRTEIPAPGLLPFRPKRARPYLYSAAEIRSLLQAALQMPYHYERGALLPWTYHCLFGLLSVTGMRLGEVRNLELQDVDLTEAILTIRGAKLGKTRLIPLHASTCKVLADYITRREHHWAGRPVSPYLFVSSWGNRMDVGEIHRTFYSLSRQIGLRGASDSRGPRLHDMRHVFATNALVRWYKSGDDPERRLPILSAYLGHAHVADTQWYLNGSPELMREAMRRLEQLWEDRP from the coding sequence ATGAACGCGCTTCGGCAGGCTGTTCAGGATTACCTCGATCTGAGGCATAGCCTGGGATTCAAATTGAGGGAGGAGAGCACGGCGCTACCAGATTTCGTCGCGTTCATGGAACAGCATCGAGCTTCTTACATTACGCAGACGTTGGCCCTCGCCTGGGCTCGGCAACCCGCAAATGTCCAGCCCGACCGCTGGGCGCAACGAATGAGCTGGTTGCGTGGGTTCGCGCGATATCGTAGTGCTACCGATCCCCGCACGGAAATACCCGCACCGGGTTTATTGCCATTTCGACCGAAGCGGGCTCGGCCGTACCTATACTCGGCCGCCGAGATCCGTAGCCTGCTACAGGCGGCGCTGCAGATGCCATACCACTATGAACGGGGTGCACTGCTGCCCTGGACCTATCATTGCCTGTTCGGGCTGTTGAGCGTGACGGGCATGCGCCTGGGTGAAGTGCGCAATCTCGAACTTCAGGATGTGGATCTGACGGAGGCGATATTGACGATCCGAGGCGCGAAGCTCGGAAAGACCAGACTCATTCCTTTGCATGCCTCGACATGCAAGGTGCTCGCGGACTACATCACGCGGCGTGAGCATCACTGGGCGGGTCGACCGGTATCCCCCTATCTCTTTGTTTCCAGTTGGGGTAACAGGATGGATGTCGGTGAGATCCATCGCACTTTTTATTCATTGTCGCGACAGATTGGTTTGCGCGGGGCATCCGACAGTCGCGGGCCGCGTCTGCACGACATGAGACACGTTTTCGCGACGAACGCACTTGTGCGCTGGTACAAGTCTGGAGATGACCCGGAGCGCCGTCTGCCCATCCTGTCAGCCTACCTCGGCCATGCTCACGTCGCGGATACCCAGTGGTATCTGAACGGCTCGCCTGAACTGATGCGCGAGGCGATGCGCCGGCTCGAACAACTCTGGGAGGACCGGCCATGA
- a CDS encoding H-NS family nucleoid-associated regulatory protein gives MATLGSLQEKIRKLEQQAQALVSKQASGVIEKIRDLMEKHGLTTADIDAPTRGKQRATKTPKKVTAKPASSVARYRDPKTGATWSGHGRAPAWIATAKNRDRFLIDASATTSNPAPAGKAKVAGAYVRGPQPAMYRDPRSGATWSGRGRAPAWLANVKDRSRFLIDGPAIAPGAVRKTTEPQVKAGKDVAGKAVVRKAATKKASATRAATTKTTVKEAVAPVAPANAKTVATRKPAKKSPDASSKVTAKKTSPVPAKKAAAKQGAEVAVRRPPVRKIVTAKSAPIDTVATSPDVVPTADSPVETSVSITG, from the coding sequence ATGGCAACTCTGGGATCATTGCAGGAAAAAATCAGAAAGCTGGAGCAGCAGGCGCAGGCACTCGTTTCGAAGCAGGCATCAGGCGTAATCGAGAAAATCCGGGATCTCATGGAGAAGCACGGTTTAACGACCGCTGATATCGACGCGCCTACTCGCGGGAAACAGCGTGCGACGAAGACGCCAAAAAAGGTCACGGCCAAACCGGCTTCGTCTGTGGCCAGATACCGCGACCCGAAGACCGGCGCGACATGGTCAGGGCATGGCCGGGCGCCGGCGTGGATTGCAACCGCAAAAAACCGTGACCGGTTCCTGATTGACGCGAGCGCCACGACTTCGAATCCGGCGCCTGCCGGGAAAGCGAAGGTCGCGGGAGCATATGTTCGGGGTCCGCAGCCCGCGATGTACCGTGACCCCAGGTCTGGTGCTACGTGGTCCGGGCGCGGCCGTGCTCCTGCATGGCTGGCTAATGTCAAAGACCGAAGCAGGTTTCTGATTGATGGGCCGGCCATCGCTCCTGGTGCGGTCCGGAAAACAACCGAACCCCAAGTTAAAGCAGGGAAAGATGTAGCCGGGAAAGCGGTAGTCCGAAAAGCTGCGACGAAGAAGGCGAGCGCGACTAGGGCGGCCACAACGAAGACGACCGTGAAAGAAGCTGTAGCTCCGGTCGCTCCGGCGAACGCGAAGACGGTTGCCACAAGGAAGCCGGCTAAGAAATCGCCCGATGCAAGCAGCAAGGTGACAGCGAAGAAGACTTCCCCGGTGCCAGCGAAAAAGGCCGCGGCAAAACAAGGTGCCGAGGTAGCAGTCAGGCGTCCTCCGGTCCGGAAGATCGTCACCGCGAAGTCTGCTCCGATCGACACCGTGGCTACAAGCCCCGATGTCGTTCCGACGGCGGATAGCCCGGTTGAAACGAGCGTGTCAATTACCGGTTGA
- the ltrA gene encoding group II intron reverse transcriptase/maturase, giving the protein MTKASSSLQDLRRGIYVKAKAEPSWRFWGLYVHVCKMDALREAYALARKNNGAPGIDGVTFEAIEAQGVEAFLEQIQGELIGRTYVPLRARRQEIPKDGGKVRVLSIPAIRDRVVQGALKLILEPIFEADFQPGSYGYRPRRTAHEAVHRVATAIVQWKTRVIDLDLRAYFDTVRHHILLGKVARRVNDDDVMHLLKLMLTASGKQGVPQGGVISPLLSNIYLTEVDRMLERAKEATRNGKYTYVEYARFADDLVVLIDAHPRHAWLLRAVTTRLREEFAKLQVEVNEEKSRTVDLDRAESFGFLGFDFRRLRSVKKHVWRAHYTPKLKKRTALLRKLKEVFRRYQSQPVDRVVELINPVLRGWVNYFAVGHSSECFSFIKDWVEKKIRRHMGRSRNRRGFGWKRWSRRWLYEELKLFNGYRVRQRSSSKASPAR; this is encoded by the coding sequence ATGACAAAGGCGTCCAGCAGTTTGCAGGACCTGAGGCGGGGAATATACGTCAAGGCGAAGGCTGAACCGTCCTGGCGTTTCTGGGGGTTGTACGTCCATGTCTGCAAGATGGACGCACTGCGCGAGGCGTATGCGCTGGCCAGAAAGAACAACGGCGCTCCGGGTATCGACGGGGTGACGTTCGAGGCCATCGAGGCGCAGGGCGTGGAGGCGTTTCTTGAGCAGATACAGGGCGAACTGATCGGGCGGACCTACGTGCCGTTACGGGCGCGGCGGCAGGAGATACCGAAGGACGGGGGCAAGGTCCGTGTCCTTTCGATTCCGGCTATCCGTGACCGGGTGGTTCAAGGCGCGCTCAAGCTCATATTGGAGCCGATCTTCGAGGCAGACTTCCAGCCGGGGTCGTACGGTTATCGCCCCAGGCGTACCGCGCATGAAGCGGTGCATCGGGTGGCGACGGCAATTGTTCAGTGGAAGACCCGCGTCATAGATCTGGATTTACGCGCTTACTTTGACACAGTTCGGCATCACATACTGCTTGGAAAGGTTGCGCGTCGGGTCAATGACGACGACGTAATGCATCTGCTGAAGCTGATGCTGACGGCGTCGGGCAAACAAGGCGTTCCGCAAGGCGGGGTGATTTCACCGTTGCTCAGTAACATCTATCTCACTGAGGTAGACCGTATGCTGGAGCGGGCGAAAGAAGCCACGCGCAACGGGAAGTACACCTACGTCGAGTATGCCCGATTCGCTGACGATCTGGTGGTGCTGATCGATGCCCATCCGCGGCATGCGTGGCTGCTGAGGGCGGTGACCACGCGACTTCGGGAAGAGTTTGCCAAGCTGCAGGTCGAAGTAAATGAAGAGAAGAGCCGCACTGTGGATCTGGACCGCGCAGAGAGCTTCGGCTTTCTGGGATTCGACTTTCGTCGACTCCGCAGCGTAAAGAAGCACGTGTGGCGAGCGCACTACACGCCCAAGCTGAAGAAGCGGACGGCATTATTGCGTAAGCTCAAAGAGGTGTTCCGGCGATACCAGTCGCAGCCGGTAGATCGGGTGGTAGAACTGATCAATCCGGTGTTACGCGGCTGGGTGAATTACTTCGCTGTAGGACATTCCAGCGAGTGCTTCAGCTTCATCAAAGACTGGGTGGAAAAGAAGATTCGCCGCCACATGGGTCGATCCCGGAATCGACGGGGCTTCGGTTGGAAGAGGTGGAGTAGGCGCTGGCTGTATGAAGAACTGAAGCTGTTCAATGGCTATCGGGTTCGTCAACGGTCGTCGTCGAAAGCGTCCCCAGCACGATAG
- a CDS encoding site-specific integrase, with amino-acid sequence MNKAATFAPLLERFFTQRLMQERQASPHTIGAYRDSYRQFLKFVQQRLHKSPSQLNLEDIDTPLIVAFLDEIEKNQGVSVRTRNLRLAAIHSFFRYAAYEAPDHAAQIQRVLAIPSKRFTRTLIHFLTHPEVDALLAAPDQGTWSGRRDHAFLLVAVQTGLRLSEMTGLNREDVVLGTGAHVRVIGKGRKERCTPIAKSTRAVLKAWLREPQRGDGAVLFPSERGERLSVHGVQYLLNKHRKTACEVCPSLKQKRVTVHCLRHTMAMDLLQSGVRRSVIALWLGHESVETTEIYVEATLAMKEQALAKATPRRGTPGRFKPTDELLGFLNSL; translated from the coding sequence ATGAATAAAGCTGCCACCTTTGCTCCGTTACTGGAGCGGTTCTTCACGCAGCGCCTGATGCAAGAGCGTCAGGCGAGTCCTCACACCATCGGTGCCTATCGCGATTCCTATCGTCAATTCCTTAAGTTCGTGCAGCAGCGCCTGCATAAGTCACCGTCGCAGCTAAACCTCGAAGACATCGATACTCCTCTGATCGTCGCGTTCCTGGACGAAATTGAGAAGAACCAGGGCGTTAGTGTTCGCACCAGAAATCTGCGCCTCGCGGCGATTCACTCTTTCTTTCGCTACGCCGCTTACGAAGCACCAGACCATGCCGCCCAGATCCAACGGGTGCTTGCCATCCCCAGCAAGCGCTTCACCCGTACGCTGATTCACTTTCTGACGCATCCAGAAGTCGACGCCTTGCTTGCCGCGCCTGATCAAGGCACGTGGTCTGGCCGGCGCGACCACGCCTTTCTATTGGTCGCGGTACAGACCGGTCTGCGCCTGTCCGAGATGACGGGACTCAATCGCGAGGATGTGGTGCTTGGCACCGGCGCACACGTGAGGGTAATCGGAAAGGGTCGGAAAGAGCGCTGTACCCCCATCGCGAAATCCACTCGCGCCGTACTGAAAGCGTGGCTGCGAGAACCACAACGCGGCGATGGCGCAGTACTTTTTCCCAGCGAGCGGGGTGAACGCCTCAGTGTCCATGGTGTGCAGTACTTGCTAAACAAGCACCGCAAAACCGCGTGTGAAGTTTGCCCGTCATTGAAGCAGAAGCGGGTCACTGTCCACTGTTTGAGACACACTATGGCCATGGACCTTCTGCAATCAGGCGTTCGTCGCTCGGTCATCGCGTTGTGGCTCGGGCATGAATCGGTGGAAACCACGGAGATCTATGTCGAAGCGACCCTTGCGATGAAGGAACAGGCCCTTGCGAAAGCAACTCCGCGACGCGGCACGCCAGGACGCTTCAAGCCGACAGACGAACTCCTCGGCTTCCTGAACAGTCTTTAA
- a CDS encoding IS6 family transposase, with translation MKKTKSLYRGHRFPAVVISCAVRWYFGFSLSLRDVEELLLKRGVVVTYETIRCWCDKFGAEFARCAKAARPKQGSIWHLDEMFVTLRGEPYLLWRAVDEHGAELDVLVQKRRDKAAAKRFFRRVLRSNPVPRKILTDQLRNYPAAKADIPELAHVKHVFVKAAARVNNRAENSHQPTRRRERQMCGFRDARRTQAFLSCFGPIRQHFALPGHQMNAACHRVALKERFATWHDWTVTGAANKSR, from the coding sequence ATGAAGAAAACGAAATCGCTTTATCGCGGTCACCGCTTCCCCGCCGTCGTCATCAGCTGCGCGGTTCGGTGGTATTTCGGGTTTAGCCTGAGCCTGCGCGACGTCGAGGAGTTGTTGCTCAAGCGTGGTGTGGTGGTCACGTACGAAACGATCCGTTGCTGGTGCGACAAATTCGGCGCTGAATTCGCCCGGTGCGCCAAAGCGGCGCGGCCCAAACAGGGCAGCATATGGCATCTGGACGAGATGTTCGTGACGCTGCGCGGCGAGCCGTATCTGTTGTGGCGAGCGGTCGACGAGCACGGTGCTGAGCTCGATGTGCTGGTGCAAAAGCGGCGCGATAAGGCCGCCGCAAAGCGCTTCTTCCGGCGGGTGCTGCGTTCAAACCCGGTGCCGCGCAAGATCCTGACCGACCAGTTGCGCAACTATCCGGCGGCGAAGGCTGACATTCCTGAGCTCGCTCATGTGAAACACGTTTTCGTCAAGGCGGCTGCACGCGTGAACAACCGAGCCGAGAACAGCCACCAGCCCACCCGCAGGCGCGAACGCCAGATGTGCGGCTTTCGCGATGCGCGTCGCACGCAGGCGTTTCTCTCATGCTTTGGCCCGATCCGGCAGCACTTCGCGCTACCCGGGCATCAAATGAACGCGGCATGTCATCGTGTCGCACTCAAAGAACGCTTCGCCACATGGCATGATTGGACTGTTACTGGTGCCGCCAACAAAAGCAGATAA